A window of Solanum stenotomum isolate F172 chromosome 3, ASM1918654v1, whole genome shotgun sequence contains these coding sequences:
- the LOC125859063 gene encoding uncharacterized protein LOC125859063, with protein MSIFSDMVEETIEVFMDDFSVVGDSFDGCLMHLAEGIKVDRAKVEVIEKLRPPICVKGVRSFFGYSGFYRRFIKDLSKIAHPLCKLHGKECKFEFDDACLRAFELLKDKLVAAPIIISKDPGQPFEALEMLDSIHVARTTGDQEEEDWDTPNGSLASSESASNSGSEFSSNSILVSGFISNSVNASSSEADSVSDIPVPPNTDPAPVAEEPSRWCVSGHYQIYRDARMLTE; from the exons ATGTCGATTTTTTCAGATATGGTGGAGGaaactattgaggtatttatggatgatttctctgtggtaggtgactcgtTTGATGGTTGCTTGATGCATTTGGCCGAG GGTATtaaggttgatagagctaaagttgaggtaatagaaaagcttcgaCCACCTATATGtgttaaaggtgttagaagtttttttGGCTATTCAGGCTTTTATAGGAGGTTTATCAAGGATTTATCAAAAATTGCCCACCCATTGTGCAAATTGCATGGaaaggagtgtaagtttgagtttgatgatgcttgtTTGAGAGCATTTGAATTGTTGAAGGACAAGCTAGTTgctgcacctatcattatttcaaaGGATCCGGggcaaccgtttgag gctttggagatgTTGGATTCCATCCATGTAGCTAGGACCACaggagatcaagaagaagaagattg GGATACACCGAATGGTTCACTGGCTAGCTCAGAGTCAGCCTCCAACTCCGGCTCCGAGTTCAGCTCCAACTCCATCTTGGTATCCGGCTTTATTTCTAATAGTGTCAATGCCTCATCCTCTGAGGCTGATAGTGTCAGTGATATTCCAGTGCCCCCAAACACTGATCCTGCACCAGTTGCTGAGGAGCCAAGCCGATGGTGTGTGAGCGGACATTATCAGATATACAGGGATGCCCGCATGCTGACTGAGTAG